A single genomic interval of uncultured Sphaerochaeta sp. harbors:
- a CDS encoding LacI family DNA-binding transcriptional regulator has translation MAVTIRDIAKEAGVSRGTVDRVLHKRKGVNEEVAKRVQAIANEMGFTPNLAGKVLARRKQPLRIGCLLPSIGNPFFDDVIAGFRQAERELSDFGVILDIIQIKSFDLDAHLKELKHLEAKHYDGVCVTTLDVQPVIEAIDRIAESGTTVVTVNTDIDSSHRLFYVGPDYYLEGKTASGLLQLCGKTQKRILIVTGSFNMKGHQERIRGFIEGLQEHGADYVVVDTVESLDDDTIGYERTRSCLEQHEDINSIYLTAAGVQGACQAVKDLGRQDRLRTFSFDDVPVTRELVKEGVITFTICQQPERQGYDAIQKLFNQLMNQQDPIVDTITQTIIKIRENIEE, from the coding sequence ATGGCTGTTACAATTAGAGATATCGCAAAAGAGGCAGGAGTATCAAGAGGAACCGTCGATCGAGTTCTCCATAAACGAAAAGGGGTGAATGAAGAGGTTGCAAAACGGGTGCAGGCTATCGCAAATGAGATGGGATTCACCCCCAACCTTGCAGGAAAAGTACTTGCAAGAAGGAAACAGCCTCTAAGAATTGGGTGTCTTTTGCCAAGTATAGGCAACCCATTCTTTGACGATGTCATCGCAGGCTTTCGCCAAGCAGAACGTGAGCTGAGTGACTTTGGCGTAATCCTGGATATAATCCAGATCAAATCATTCGATCTCGATGCACACCTGAAAGAGCTCAAACATCTGGAAGCAAAGCACTATGACGGGGTCTGTGTTACAACCCTTGATGTACAGCCAGTGATTGAGGCTATCGACAGGATTGCAGAAAGTGGAACCACAGTGGTGACGGTCAATACTGATATTGATAGCTCACACCGTCTTTTTTATGTGGGACCAGATTACTATCTGGAAGGTAAAACAGCCAGCGGTCTCTTACAGTTATGTGGAAAGACCCAGAAACGCATTCTTATCGTTACCGGTTCCTTCAACATGAAAGGCCACCAAGAGCGTATCAGGGGATTCATAGAAGGACTGCAGGAACATGGAGCAGACTATGTTGTGGTGGATACCGTGGAAAGTCTTGACGATGATACCATCGGCTATGAGCGAACGCGTTCCTGTCTGGAACAGCATGAGGACATCAACAGCATATATCTGACGGCTGCCGGGGTACAGGGCGCCTGCCAGGCGGTCAAGGACCTTGGCAGGCAGGATAGACTGAGAACCTTCAGTTTTGATGACGTTCCAGTAACCAGAGAGCTGGTAAAAGAAGGGGTTATTACATTTACCATCTGCCAGCAACCAGAGAGACAAGGGTATGATGCCATCCAAAAACTGTTCAACCAATTGATGAATCAGCAGGATCCAATTGTTGACACCATCACCCAGACCATCATCAAGATACGGGAGAATATTGAGGAGTAG
- a CDS encoding MATE family efflux transporter, translated as MKPTIQDTALEPMFSRRFLYTLIIPLIIEQVLMVSIGMADTVMIASAGESAVSAISLVDSITILIVQLFAAFATGGAVVASQYLGNRDNASANAAAKQLILLSLLVSISLLILCMPFRRQIINFIFGSIETSVLEGGATYFIYILLSLPFLAAYNASAALFRSMGNSKISLWVSLVMNLVNVAGNAYFIFALHLGVIGAGLGTLLSRIIGSAIILALLTNPTNQISVRNYRHWSLRWDMIKRILHIGIPNGIEGSVFQIGKLLVQGFIAAFGTASIAANAIANSVASFVNIPGGAIGLASITVIGQAVGAKRPDQAVFYGKRLLLAAYIAMIIVAIPVFIYAPKIVLIFNLSAEATELASNVIRSAMIFSSILWPTAFSLPNFLRAAGDAKFTMVVSMVSMWASRVGMSYLLAILFGWGIYGVWFGMYIDWIIRSICFITRFARGKWKTKRVI; from the coding sequence GTGAAACCCACCATTCAGGATACGGCGTTGGAACCTATGTTCTCCCGCCGTTTCCTGTATACTCTTATTATTCCTCTTATCATCGAGCAAGTACTTATGGTCTCCATCGGTATGGCTGATACAGTCATGATTGCATCGGCCGGAGAAAGCGCTGTAAGTGCCATCAGCTTGGTGGATTCGATCACCATTTTGATTGTCCAGCTCTTTGCAGCCTTCGCCACCGGTGGAGCAGTGGTTGCAAGCCAATACCTGGGAAACAGGGATAATGCATCGGCCAATGCTGCAGCCAAGCAACTGATATTGCTCTCTCTGCTTGTTTCGATCTCTCTCCTCATACTCTGCATGCCGTTTAGGAGGCAGATTATCAACTTTATCTTTGGATCGATTGAAACATCGGTTCTCGAGGGTGGAGCAACCTACTTCATCTATATTCTTCTCTCCCTACCCTTTCTCGCTGCATATAACGCATCGGCGGCCTTGTTCCGTTCCATGGGGAACAGCAAGATCTCACTGTGGGTGAGCTTGGTCATGAATCTGGTGAATGTCGCAGGAAACGCCTACTTCATCTTTGCCTTGCATCTGGGTGTAATAGGGGCAGGCCTAGGAACACTGCTCAGTCGTATCATTGGTAGTGCAATCATCCTTGCATTACTGACAAATCCAACCAATCAGATTTCAGTGAGAAACTATCGCCATTGGTCCCTGCGCTGGGATATGATCAAACGAATCCTACATATCGGTATCCCCAATGGGATTGAGGGTTCCGTTTTCCAGATTGGGAAACTACTGGTGCAAGGGTTCATTGCTGCCTTCGGTACAGCATCCATTGCAGCCAATGCCATTGCAAACTCAGTCGCCTCCTTCGTCAATATCCCTGGAGGGGCAATCGGTTTGGCCTCGATCACCGTTATCGGACAGGCAGTCGGGGCAAAGCGTCCAGACCAGGCGGTCTTCTACGGCAAGAGGCTGCTCCTTGCTGCATATATCGCCATGATCATTGTGGCAATCCCTGTCTTCATTTACGCTCCCAAAATCGTTCTGATCTTCAATCTATCAGCTGAGGCGACTGAACTTGCATCAAACGTTATTCGCTCAGCCATGATCTTCAGCTCCATTCTCTGGCCAACAGCATTCTCCCTGCCTAATTTCCTGCGGGCCGCAGGAGATGCCAAGTTTACCATGGTTGTATCAATGGTGAGTATGTGGGCAAGCAGGGTTGGAATGAGCTACCTTCTGGCAATACTCTTTGGCTGGGGCATCTACGGGGTATGGTTTGGCATGTATATTGACTGGATCATAAGAAGCATCTGCTTCATCACCCGGTTTGCCCGTGGGAAATGGAAGACCAAGCGAGTAATCTAG
- the chvE gene encoding multiple monosaccharide ABC transporter substrate-binding protein — protein MKKCVSVLMIVLLVATSLFAAGTKEQSGAAKIGVSMPTQSLQRWNQDGANMKQQLEAAGYQVDLQYAGDNDIPTQVAQLENMIVTGCDVLVIASIDGSALTEVLKQAKENDIEVIAYDRLIMNSDAVTYYATFDNFKVGTIQGEFIRDALKLDSTKGPYYIELFTGSPDDNNINFFFGGAMSILEPYIKSGKLVVPSGQTEKAQVATLNWSTEEAQKRMENLITANGYGPNGKRLDAVYSSNDSVANGITNALVAAGYTKDNFPIITGQDCDKPAVKNMLQGLQAMSIFKDTRTLASKVVEMVNAIVKGEEVDVNDTTTYDNGTGVIPSYLCEPVFATVDNYKELLIDSGYYTEADIQV, from the coding sequence ATGAAAAAGTGTGTCAGTGTGCTCATGATTGTGTTGCTGGTTGCAACATCTCTCTTCGCCGCCGGAACAAAAGAACAAAGCGGAGCCGCCAAAATTGGTGTCTCAATGCCCACCCAGAGCCTTCAACGCTGGAACCAGGATGGTGCCAACATGAAGCAGCAACTCGAAGCCGCAGGCTACCAGGTTGATCTGCAGTATGCAGGGGATAATGATATCCCTACCCAAGTAGCACAACTCGAGAACATGATTGTCACTGGATGTGATGTACTCGTTATCGCCTCCATTGATGGTTCGGCTCTCACTGAGGTGCTCAAGCAAGCTAAGGAAAATGACATCGAAGTCATCGCCTATGACCGCTTGATTATGAACAGTGATGCAGTCACCTACTACGCAACCTTTGATAATTTCAAGGTTGGAACAATCCAGGGTGAGTTCATTCGTGATGCTCTTAAGCTGGACAGCACAAAAGGCCCCTACTACATTGAACTGTTCACCGGTTCCCCTGATGACAACAACATCAATTTCTTCTTTGGTGGTGCCATGTCAATTCTGGAGCCATACATCAAGAGCGGAAAGCTTGTCGTTCCTTCCGGACAGACCGAAAAGGCTCAGGTGGCAACACTGAACTGGTCAACTGAGGAAGCCCAGAAGCGCATGGAGAACCTCATTACTGCAAACGGATACGGCCCGAACGGGAAACGCCTGGATGCAGTCTATTCCTCCAATGACTCAGTAGCCAACGGAATCACCAATGCCTTGGTAGCAGCAGGCTACACCAAGGACAACTTCCCGATCATCACTGGTCAGGATTGTGACAAGCCAGCAGTCAAGAATATGTTGCAGGGCTTACAGGCTATGTCCATTTTCAAGGACACCCGCACCTTGGCTAGCAAGGTTGTGGAAATGGTCAATGCCATCGTAAAGGGTGAGGAAGTCGATGTGAATGACACCACCACCTACGACAACGGTACTGGCGTCATCCCGTCCTACCTCTGTGAGCCTGTGTTTGCAACGGTGGACAACTACAAGGAACTGCTGATCGACAGCGGATACTATACCGAAGCCGACATTCAGGTCTGA
- the yqeK gene encoding bis(5'-nucleosyl)-tetraphosphatase (symmetrical) YqeK: MSSHFDSTVLEQELSETLSAKRYQHSVAVGETCVRLQHRYHETFDERELYQCGLMHDIARDWNAKSLTQFADEHHLPLESEEKGCAVLLHAPVGAALLQERGFSKQLCIAVRYHTIGSIYMGRMGLLLYISDYIEPNRMHLDDERRASLLAEPTLEALCIRILEAERAHLLTKGKAFTQSGMELLQFLQEGGKL; encoded by the coding sequence ATGTCGAGTCATTTCGACTCTACCGTACTTGAGCAAGAACTGTCAGAAACATTGTCTGCAAAGCGATACCAGCATAGTGTAGCTGTAGGGGAAACCTGTGTGCGTCTTCAGCATAGATATCATGAGACCTTTGATGAGAGGGAACTCTACCAATGTGGTTTGATGCATGATATTGCTCGGGATTGGAATGCCAAGTCGCTTACCCAATTTGCTGATGAGCATCATCTGCCATTGGAGAGCGAGGAGAAGGGCTGCGCTGTTCTGTTGCACGCTCCAGTAGGAGCAGCACTGCTACAGGAACGTGGCTTTTCCAAACAACTCTGTATTGCTGTTCGCTATCATACAATCGGAAGCATATACATGGGAAGAATGGGCTTGCTTCTCTACATCTCTGACTATATCGAACCGAATAGGATGCACCTGGATGATGAAAGGCGGGCATCCTTGCTAGCTGAGCCGACCCTTGAGGCTTTATGCATCAGGATATTGGAAGCAGAGCGAGCACATTTGCTTACCAAGGGAAAGGCGTTTACCCAATCAGGGATGGAGTTGCTTCAATTTCTCCAGGAAGGTGGAAAACTGTGA
- a CDS encoding ABC transporter permease: MLEGIFVDGLIFSLMVIGILISYRILDIADLTCDGSVATGAAVATMAIVAGLPIFVALLLSFFAGVLAGMVTAAIHNKLKIPGLLAGILTMTMLYSINLRILGNKANVPLLRVETLYSKLPEAFQFLPPEWASLVGTLLVVLFVKVLIDIFFRTDLGVSLGAMGGNEQMVISQGINPEVLKLIGLGLSNGLIALSGGLLAQYQGFADANLGIGMVVQGLAAIMLGEFLFSTNRISLLTLRAIFGAIIYKALMFFGRKYGYLVNITPNDFKLLTGILVIVSLFIAQTRSAASSAGAKKKAIARSQAKTMSDKEDATNA, translated from the coding sequence ATGCTTGAAGGAATTTTTGTAGATGGCCTGATCTTTTCACTCATGGTCATTGGAATCTTAATCTCATATCGGATTCTCGATATTGCCGATCTTACCTGCGATGGATCGGTCGCTACCGGTGCAGCAGTTGCCACCATGGCCATTGTAGCCGGCCTTCCCATCTTTGTTGCACTGTTGCTTTCATTCTTCGCAGGAGTGCTTGCCGGCATGGTTACCGCCGCCATACACAATAAACTGAAAATTCCTGGCTTGCTTGCAGGTATTCTTACCATGACCATGCTCTACTCAATCAACTTGAGAATTCTGGGGAACAAGGCCAATGTCCCCTTGCTTCGTGTAGAGACCTTGTACTCCAAGCTCCCTGAGGCATTCCAGTTCCTTCCGCCTGAATGGGCCAGTCTGGTGGGAACCTTGCTGGTGGTACTCTTTGTAAAGGTGCTCATTGATATATTCTTCCGTACCGACCTTGGTGTTTCTCTCGGTGCAATGGGAGGAAACGAGCAAATGGTAATCAGCCAAGGCATTAATCCCGAGGTATTGAAGTTGATCGGCCTTGGGCTCTCCAATGGTTTGATCGCTCTCTCTGGTGGACTGCTCGCCCAGTACCAAGGCTTTGCTGATGCAAACCTGGGAATCGGCATGGTCGTCCAGGGACTGGCAGCTATCATGTTGGGCGAGTTCCTCTTCTCTACCAACCGAATATCACTGCTTACACTGCGCGCCATCTTTGGAGCCATCATCTATAAGGCACTGATGTTCTTCGGCAGAAAGTACGGGTACTTGGTCAACATCACCCCAAACGATTTCAAACTGCTCACAGGTATATTGGTCATCGTCAGCTTGTTTATTGCACAGACACGCAGTGCTGCGAGCTCTGCTGGGGCAAAAAAGAAAGCCATCGCACGCTCCCAGGCAAAAACCATGAGCGACAAGGAGGATGCAACCAATGCTTGA
- a CDS encoding ABC transporter substrate-binding protein encodes MKKLQRPMLIALSLLLCVALPLFSAGQAEQTGPQPYKIGISKLVTHAALDAAEQGMMDHLATTDLLVTYDHQNANGDISTASSIAQKFKSDKVDVAVGIATPAAQALAQVFNENSGTPVVFSAVTDSSEAGLVAANIAGVSDKNPVEEQIKLLIDITGAKTIGNVYASGEANGVLLMEMAKAACEKYGVGFVSAAISNSSEVKMATQSIIDRVDALYIATDNTVISAIASVDDVAKKAGKALFSADASGIDGLNVLVSLGFDYYNIGVETGKIVEQILRGTEAGDIGTVYITDPTKFQLWFNLDAADELGYTISQDLQDAAAVLIKDGVKITQ; translated from the coding sequence ATGAAAAAACTACAGCGTCCGATGCTCATCGCTCTCTCTCTGCTGCTCTGTGTTGCACTTCCACTCTTCAGTGCTGGCCAGGCAGAACAAACCGGCCCACAACCGTACAAAATCGGTATTTCCAAATTGGTCACCCATGCAGCACTCGATGCAGCTGAACAGGGTATGATGGATCACCTGGCAACAACTGATCTTCTGGTGACCTATGATCATCAGAATGCAAACGGTGATATTTCAACCGCTTCCTCCATTGCCCAGAAATTCAAGAGCGACAAGGTGGATGTGGCCGTCGGTATTGCGACCCCTGCCGCCCAGGCACTTGCCCAGGTGTTTAATGAAAACTCCGGCACCCCGGTAGTATTCAGCGCTGTCACCGATTCAAGTGAAGCCGGCCTTGTGGCAGCAAACATTGCCGGAGTATCTGACAAGAACCCGGTCGAAGAACAGATCAAACTCCTGATCGACATCACTGGTGCAAAGACCATCGGTAATGTCTACGCTTCAGGTGAAGCCAATGGTGTCCTGCTCATGGAGATGGCAAAGGCCGCTTGTGAAAAGTATGGTGTTGGATTTGTTTCCGCTGCCATCTCAAACTCCAGCGAAGTTAAAATGGCTACTCAGTCAATCATTGACCGTGTTGATGCGCTCTATATCGCCACTGACAACACAGTCATCAGTGCCATCGCCTCGGTTGACGATGTTGCGAAGAAGGCCGGAAAGGCACTCTTCAGTGCTGATGCAAGCGGTATCGATGGTCTGAATGTCCTGGTCAGTCTTGGCTTTGATTACTACAACATCGGTGTTGAAACAGGCAAGATTGTTGAACAGATTCTCAGAGGCACTGAAGCCGGGGACATCGGAACAGTCTATATCACTGATCCCACAAAATTCCAGCTGTGGTTCAATCTTGATGCAGCGGACGAGCTTGGGTATACTATTTCGCAGGATCTGCAAGATGCAGCAGCAGTGCTCATTAAGGATGGTGTGAAAATTACCCAGTAA
- the rsfS gene encoding ribosome silencing factor: MNDLVQANANTIGQFLEDHKCKDVNILDVTQECSWADCFIIATVSSVGHLRGVTHELWGALNELGLEVTNRHKKPAGDGWELIDCGDIIIHLMSSELRDFYSLERLWQKREKEEEQEE, encoded by the coding sequence ATGAATGATTTGGTACAGGCCAATGCGAATACTATTGGCCAGTTTCTGGAAGATCATAAGTGTAAGGATGTAAACATCCTCGATGTAACGCAGGAGTGCTCATGGGCAGACTGCTTCATCATTGCAACAGTAAGCAGTGTGGGGCATCTACGTGGTGTAACCCATGAACTCTGGGGTGCTTTGAATGAACTGGGATTGGAAGTGACCAACCGGCACAAGAAGCCTGCAGGTGATGGTTGGGAGTTGATCGACTGTGGTGATATCATCATCCACTTGATGAGCAGTGAGCTTAGGGATTTCTATTCCCTCGAGAGACTCTGGCAGAAAAGAGAAAAAGAAGAAGAACAGGAGGAGTAG
- a CDS encoding sugar ABC transporter ATP-binding protein → MDTLLLEMKHITKLFPGVKALDDVNLDVRQGEIHAIVGENGAGKSTLMNILSGVYPSGSFEGEILIHGESCHFHTIRESEQKGIAIIHQELALVPYLTIGENMFLGNERGSYFRIDWDKTYNRADELLSLVGLEESSKIAIKDIGVGKQQLVEIAKALAKNVKVLILDEPTASLNDSDAKKLLDLLLQFKERGMTSILISHKLNEVSYVADRITVIRDGQVITTMDKHEKAFNENEIIKAMVGRSIEDRFPKRNTTIGEVSLEVEHWNVYNPLNPGKKICDDINIKLHRGEVVGISGLMGAGRTEFAMSLFGKSYGQDISGTIRVNGKEVHLNTVQQAIENKIAYVTEDRKTNGLILSKPIMENTTLANLGSISNHQIIDPDLEIQVSKNMVAKIGTKCSSVFEEVNNLSGGNQQKVLLGKWIFTEPDILLLDEPTRGIDVGAKYEIYTIINQLAEEGKSILVISSEMPEILGICDRIYVLSEGRIVGEMLGSEASQEAIMTCIIQNQKGARTS, encoded by the coding sequence TTGGATACCCTACTCTTAGAAATGAAACACATCACCAAGCTTTTCCCTGGGGTAAAAGCCTTGGATGACGTCAATCTTGATGTCAGACAAGGTGAAATCCACGCAATTGTGGGAGAAAACGGAGCCGGTAAATCTACACTGATGAACATTCTCAGTGGCGTGTACCCTTCTGGCTCTTTTGAGGGAGAAATCCTCATTCACGGGGAATCCTGTCATTTCCATACCATCAGGGAGAGTGAGCAAAAAGGGATTGCCATCATCCATCAGGAGCTTGCCCTCGTCCCCTATCTTACCATCGGTGAGAACATGTTTCTGGGAAATGAGCGAGGCTCCTACTTCCGTATTGATTGGGATAAAACGTACAACAGGGCAGATGAACTGCTCTCCTTGGTCGGACTTGAGGAATCTTCCAAGATTGCCATCAAGGATATCGGGGTTGGCAAGCAACAGTTGGTTGAAATCGCCAAGGCACTCGCAAAGAACGTCAAAGTACTGATCCTCGACGAACCAACCGCTTCACTCAATGATTCTGATGCAAAAAAATTACTCGATCTCTTACTGCAATTCAAAGAGAGGGGAATGACCAGTATCCTCATCTCACACAAACTCAACGAGGTCTCCTATGTTGCCGATAGGATTACCGTCATCCGTGATGGTCAGGTTATCACCACCATGGATAAGCATGAGAAAGCATTCAATGAGAATGAGATCATCAAGGCAATGGTCGGTCGAAGTATTGAAGACCGATTCCCAAAACGGAACACAACAATCGGAGAAGTCAGTCTTGAGGTTGAACATTGGAATGTCTACAACCCGCTCAACCCAGGAAAAAAGATCTGTGACGATATCAATATCAAACTCCATAGAGGAGAGGTGGTAGGAATCAGCGGCCTGATGGGTGCAGGCAGAACAGAGTTTGCCATGAGCCTGTTTGGGAAGAGCTATGGGCAGGACATCAGCGGTACCATCCGAGTCAATGGAAAGGAAGTTCACCTGAACACCGTACAACAGGCAATAGAGAACAAGATTGCCTATGTGACAGAAGACCGCAAGACCAATGGGCTTATTCTCTCAAAACCCATCATGGAGAACACCACCCTTGCGAACCTGGGGTCGATCAGCAACCACCAGATCATAGATCCAGACCTGGAAATCCAGGTATCCAAGAATATGGTGGCAAAAATTGGAACGAAATGTTCTTCGGTATTTGAAGAGGTCAACAACCTCTCGGGAGGCAATCAACAGAAGGTATTGCTGGGTAAATGGATCTTTACCGAACCAGATATTCTCCTGCTTGATGAACCAACAAGAGGTATTGATGTGGGTGCAAAATATGAAATCTACACCATCATCAACCAACTGGCTGAAGAAGGGAAGTCCATCCTCGTCATCTCTTCCGAAATGCCTGAGATCCTCGGTATCTGTGACCGAATCTATGTACTTAGCGAAGGTAGAATTGTGGGGGAAATGCTTGGCTCTGAAGCGAGTCAGGAAGCAATTATGACGTGTATTATCCAGAACCAGAAAGGAGCAAGAACATCATGA
- the mmsB gene encoding multiple monosaccharide ABC transporter permease, producing the protein MRQSLGIKESMKKNSMLLVLIATMILFNGLISASGRGSLFVPANISNLISQNSYVVILATGMLLCILTGGNIDLSVGSVVALVGALAGTLIVNLGWNIYFSIFVCLLTGLAIGAWQGFWIAYVRIPPFITTLAGMLLWRGVALLILNGLTISPFPEEYLNYFNSFLPNTDDKTKVFAITFIIGVIICLIVIAYTLFNRQTKKKKGYQIEPLAFTIARIIFLSAAILLIASLLGQHKGIPVVLILLAVIVLGYSYFTSRSVPGRHLYALGGNEKAAKLSGINTNRVLFFAYANMGFLAGVAALVGVARFNSAAPTAGTNYELDAIGACFIGGASAYGGTGTVGGAIIGAIFMGVLNNGMSILGIDANWQKAVKGIVVLAAVVFDVLSKKRVKSS; encoded by the coding sequence ATGAGACAGAGCCTCGGGATCAAGGAATCTATGAAGAAGAATTCCATGCTTTTGGTCCTCATCGCAACAATGATTCTCTTCAATGGCTTGATCAGCGCCAGTGGGAGAGGTTCCCTTTTCGTCCCAGCAAACATCTCAAACCTCATCAGCCAGAACTCCTACGTAGTCATTCTGGCAACAGGTATGTTGCTCTGTATCCTTACCGGTGGAAACATTGACCTTTCAGTGGGTTCTGTCGTTGCCTTGGTTGGAGCTTTGGCCGGAACCTTGATCGTGAACCTCGGCTGGAATATTTATTTTTCCATTTTCGTTTGTTTGCTTACAGGATTGGCAATCGGGGCTTGGCAAGGTTTCTGGATCGCCTATGTACGGATTCCTCCCTTTATCACCACCTTGGCGGGAATGCTTCTCTGGAGAGGGGTTGCCTTGCTTATTCTCAATGGGCTGACCATCTCCCCGTTCCCGGAAGAGTATTTGAATTATTTCAACAGCTTCCTGCCAAACACAGACGACAAGACGAAGGTATTCGCCATCACATTCATCATTGGTGTCATCATCTGCTTGATCGTCATAGCATATACGCTGTTCAATCGACAGACAAAGAAGAAAAAAGGGTATCAGATTGAACCCCTGGCATTTACCATCGCACGAATCATTTTCCTCTCTGCAGCTATCCTCCTGATAGCAAGCTTGCTTGGTCAGCATAAAGGAATTCCTGTTGTTCTAATCCTGCTTGCAGTAATCGTACTAGGATATAGCTACTTCACTTCTCGCAGTGTCCCAGGAAGACATCTCTATGCATTGGGCGGCAATGAGAAGGCAGCAAAACTCTCGGGTATCAATACCAATCGGGTACTCTTCTTTGCTTATGCAAATATGGGCTTTCTTGCCGGTGTAGCCGCCCTGGTTGGAGTGGCACGATTCAACTCTGCAGCCCCGACAGCGGGGACAAACTATGAACTCGATGCTATCGGAGCTTGTTTCATCGGAGGAGCTTCAGCATACGGTGGAACAGGGACCGTTGGTGGAGCAATCATCGGCGCTATCTTCATGGGTGTCTTAAACAACGGTATGTCGATACTTGGAATTGATGCTAACTGGCAGAAAGCCGTCAAGGGTATCGTTGTTCTTGCAGCTGTGGTGTTTGATGTTTTAAGCAAAAAGCGGGTAAAATCCAGCTGA
- a CDS encoding ATP-binding cassette domain-containing protein → MLDLSNITKVFYPGTVNEKTALENINLHVNKGDIICVIGSNGSGKSTLFNLISGTYPVTNGKIIFDEVDITSSPEYRRAMTIGRIFQDPTKGTAANMSIEDNMITAMTKGMKGLRISLNNEKRQVFRELLKPIGLENRLKDNVGLLSGGQRQALTLLMTVMSKPKMLLLDEHTAALDPRNAQIVMDLTERYIKEYQLTALMVTHNMQFAIDFGNRLIMMDEGSIILDVAGEQKASLTVEELVRRFKNLRKKNFDNDEGLLTD, encoded by the coding sequence ATGCTTGATCTGAGTAATATTACCAAAGTCTTCTATCCCGGTACTGTCAATGAAAAGACAGCCTTGGAAAACATAAACCTCCATGTAAATAAAGGGGATATCATCTGTGTCATTGGCTCAAACGGCAGTGGCAAATCCACGCTTTTCAATCTCATCAGCGGTACCTACCCCGTCACCAATGGAAAGATCATTTTTGATGAGGTGGATATCACCAGTAGCCCCGAGTATCGCAGGGCAATGACCATAGGTCGAATTTTCCAGGACCCAACCAAGGGAACTGCTGCAAATATGTCCATTGAGGACAATATGATTACAGCCATGACAAAGGGAATGAAGGGCCTGCGTATAAGCCTGAATAATGAGAAGAGGCAAGTATTCAGAGAGCTACTCAAGCCCATTGGTCTGGAGAACAGGCTCAAGGACAACGTTGGACTGCTCAGTGGGGGACAGAGACAGGCACTCACCTTGTTGATGACGGTTATGAGCAAACCCAAGATGCTCTTGCTTGATGAGCATACTGCCGCCCTTGACCCAAGGAATGCACAGATTGTCATGGACCTGACCGAGCGGTACATCAAGGAGTACCAACTCACTGCCCTGATGGTCACGCATAATATGCAGTTTGCCATTGACTTCGGTAACCGTCTGATCATGATGGATGAAGGGTCCATCATCCTCGATGTTGCCGGCGAACAGAAGGCAAGCCTTACCGTGGAAGAGCTGGTACGCAGGTTCAAGAACCTACGCAAGAAAAACTTTGACAATGACGAAGGACTGCTTACCGATTAA
- the nadD gene encoding nicotinate (nicotinamide) nucleotide adenylyltransferase, whose translation MAEAVPTALVGGSFDPVHLGHLHLVHTVASSTAYRRFIFVPVARNNFKRNANPASAEHRMEMLRLGFDAYPGLYPEDPEMEFIADDCEINRGGISYTYDTVKHLYLQYNIKGRLAVVMGDDLLGDLQKWHAYEQLKELVTFVVIRREGENAPFNDLAADLVYLENPRVEDSSTQIREAAGILGEKDSLPKHISQLMPEEVAHYVESFRLYRT comes from the coding sequence TTGGCAGAAGCAGTACCCACGGCACTCGTGGGAGGCAGTTTTGACCCGGTTCATCTTGGTCACCTGCACTTGGTACATACGGTGGCTTCCTCCACTGCATATAGACGATTTATCTTTGTCCCGGTTGCTCGGAACAACTTCAAGCGAAATGCAAATCCAGCGTCTGCAGAACACAGGATGGAGATGCTCCGTTTGGGTTTTGATGCTTATCCTGGGCTCTATCCTGAGGACCCTGAGATGGAATTCATCGCCGATGATTGTGAGATCAATCGTGGCGGAATATCCTACACCTATGACACCGTCAAGCATCTGTATCTCCAGTACAATATCAAGGGACGGCTTGCAGTGGTCATGGGTGATGATCTACTCGGTGATCTCCAGAAGTGGCATGCCTATGAGCAGCTCAAGGAGTTGGTGACCTTTGTAGTCATCAGACGGGAAGGGGAGAATGCTCCCTTCAATGATCTTGCCGCAGATCTTGTGTATCTCGAGAATCCCCGGGTGGAAGATAGTTCAACCCAGATACGGGAAGCAGCCGGGATACTTGGAGAAAAGGATTCATTGCCAAAACATATTTCACAGCTAATGCCTGAGGAGGTAGCTCACTATGTCGAGTCATTTCGACTCTACCGTACTTGA